The DNA sequence GGGGGGAGCGGGGGGCTCCTCCGCTGTGGCGTAAGGTGAAGAAACTAGGCATCTTACAGCATGCCGTCAATCATGAGCGCCCCCGTCTCAGAGGGGGACGCCGCGTGAGCGTGCCGCGAGGCGCGCTCCTCGTGGTGGTTGCCACCCTTTTCGCCGTCGCGCCACTCCGCGCGCAAGACGAGCCGTTGATCGTGCGCGAGCTGTCCTTCAAGGGCAATCACGCGCTGGACGCCTTGCAACTTTCGGCCGCCATCTCGACGACGAACTCTTCCTGGTTTGCGCGTTCGGGACTCGTGCGCTGGATCGGCCTCGGGGAAAAGCGGACCTTCGACCAGGTCGAGTTCGACCGCGACGTCCTTCGGATCACGCTGCTGTACCGGAAGAGCGGGTACATGAACGCCGTGGTGGACACCGCGGTGCGCCGGACCGACAAGGACATCTACATCACCTTCCTCATCGACGAGGGGCCGCCGGTCATTCTCGATTCGCTCGGGGTCCTCGGTCTGGACTCCGTCGCCAAGCCGGCGCTCATCGTTCGTGATCTCCCGCTGCGCGCGGGCGATCCCTTCAGTCGCATCCTCCTCGATGCGACGTCCGACACCCTCGTGCGCCGGCTGCGGGACCGGGGCTACCCCGATGCGATCGCCTTCCAGAGCTTCGAGCGCGACAAGACCGACCTGAGCGCCAACGCGGCGATCGACCTCCAGACCGGGCCGCTCTCCGACGTCAGCAGCATCGCCATCACAGGCACGAAGCGGGTGTCGCCGGACGTCGTGCGCTCGCTCCTCGCCACCCGTCCCGACCAGCAGTTTTCGCAGGAGGATCTGTATCGGAGCCAGCGCAACCTCTACCGCTCCGAGCTCTTCAGCTTCGCCGCCGTGGGGATCGACAGTGCGGCCTACGACCCGGCCTCGGATTCGGTCCCGCTCACCGTACGGGTGGCGGAGAGCAAGCCGCGGCGGGCGCGGGGGAGTGTCGGCTACGCCACGGATGACTGCTTCCGTGTCGGCGCCGGCATTACCTTCCGGAATTTCCTGGGCGGCGGCCGGGTGCTGGACCTCAGCGGACGGCTCTCAAAAATCGGCGTCGGCTCACCGACGGACTGGGGCATGCAGGACGGGTTCCTGTGCTCCCAGCTGAAGCCCGACACCCTCGGCTCCAGCCAGGTGAACTACAGCCTGGCCGCCTCCCTCCGACGGCCGGCGTTCCTGTCGCCGCACAACACGCTCTCGACCACGGTCTTTGCCGACCGGCGCTCCGACTACCTGGTGTACCTGCGACAGGAGGTGGGTGCGGGGGTGAGCCTCAACCGCGAGACCCTCCGCGAGGCGAAGCTTTCGCTGACCTATTCCTTCACCTACGGCAATACCCAGGCGAGCCCCGCGAGCTTCTGCGTGTCGCTCCTGGTCTGCAGCGCCGAGGACATCGCGCAACTGAGCTCGAACCAGGGGCTCGGCGCGCTGAGCGCGTCGGCCACCTTCCCGTCGGTCAACAATCCCATCAACCCGACTCGCGGCCATCGCACCACCGTCCAGGCGACGGTGAGCGCCCAGCTCCTCGGATCCAGTGAATCGCAGCAGTTTGTCCAGCTGGTGGCCAATCGCGCCTGGTACCGGACGCTGTCGCGGCAGGCGGTGCTGAGTTTCCGGCTGCGCGCCGGCGCCATGTGGGCGCCCCTCACCTCGTTGAGCGGGGTGGAGCAGTCCAACTACATCCCGCCGGCCAACCGGTTCTATGCCGGCGGACCCAACGACGTCCGCGGGTACCAGCTCAA is a window from the Gemmatimonadales bacterium genome containing:
- a CDS encoding BamA/TamA family outer membrane protein, whose product is MSVPRGALLVVVATLFAVAPLRAQDEPLIVRELSFKGNHALDALQLSAAISTTNSSWFARSGLVRWIGLGEKRTFDQVEFDRDVLRITLLYRKSGYMNAVVDTAVRRTDKDIYITFLIDEGPPVILDSLGVLGLDSVAKPALIVRDLPLRAGDPFSRILLDATSDTLVRRLRDRGYPDAIAFQSFERDKTDLSANAAIDLQTGPLSDVSSIAITGTKRVSPDVVRSLLATRPDQQFSQEDLYRSQRNLYRSELFSFAAVGIDSAAYDPASDSVPLTVRVAESKPRRARGSVGYATDDCFRVGAGITFRNFLGGGRVLDLSGRLSKIGVGSPTDWGMQDGFLCSQLKPDTLGSSQVNYSLAASLRRPAFLSPHNTLSTTVFADRRSDYLVYLRQEVGAGVSLNRETLREAKLSLTYSFTYGNTQASPASFCVSLLVCSAEDIAQLSSNQGLGALSASATFPSVNNPINPTRGHRTTVQATVSAQLLGSSESQQFVQLVANRAWYRTLSRQAVLSFRLRAGAMWAPLTSLSGVEQSNYIPPANRFYAGGPNDVRGYQLNGLGPINYLIVNDSATIDTTNPGNTPIPDGQVSYSPIGGNMLGVGNVELRLPSPILGRVFRWVMFVDAGVLWDRYQNTPEVRVTPGVGIRLVTPLGPVRLDVGYNGYSQQPGALYLSQNDAVVRIRDSYTPSGNPDRFVFHFAVGQPF